The proteins below are encoded in one region of Streptomyces roseirectus:
- a CDS encoding helix-turn-helix domain-containing protein, whose translation MDHSDDNRAQIRDFLTSRRARITPEQAGMAASSRRRVPGLRREEVAVLAGVSTEWYTRLEKGHIAGVSEDVLDAVARALRLDTDERTYLFDLARAARPARHAPARRKEVAAPPRVEWLLDSMTLSAAYVRDGRMDVIASNALARALFAPLFESPATKERGRANIARFIFLDPAARDFYVDWDRAAVVTAALLRAQAGREPHDPVLRELIGELSTMSAVFRTHWAAHDVLIHHHGTKELRHPAIGDVELTYQSVDLRLSDRGTPHDMTFYTAEPGTPDEERLRLLASWGAPGGGEGAAGSPGKATASPGA comes from the coding sequence ATGGACCACTCCGACGACAACCGGGCGCAGATCCGCGACTTCCTCACCAGCAGACGGGCCCGTATCACCCCCGAGCAGGCCGGGATGGCGGCGAGCAGCAGGCGCCGGGTACCGGGCCTGCGCCGCGAGGAGGTCGCCGTGCTCGCCGGGGTGAGCACGGAGTGGTACACGCGGCTGGAGAAGGGCCACATCGCGGGCGTCTCCGAGGACGTGCTCGACGCGGTCGCGCGGGCGCTGCGGCTGGACACGGACGAGCGCACGTACCTGTTCGACCTGGCCCGCGCCGCCCGTCCGGCGCGGCATGCGCCCGCCCGGCGCAAGGAGGTCGCGGCGCCGCCGCGCGTGGAGTGGCTGCTGGACTCGATGACGCTGTCGGCGGCGTACGTCCGTGACGGCCGGATGGACGTCATCGCCTCGAACGCGCTGGCCCGCGCCCTGTTCGCGCCGTTGTTCGAGAGTCCCGCCACGAAGGAGCGGGGGCGGGCCAACATCGCCCGGTTCATCTTCCTCGACCCGGCCGCCCGGGACTTCTACGTCGACTGGGACCGGGCCGCCGTCGTGACGGCCGCGCTGCTGCGGGCGCAGGCGGGGCGCGAGCCGCACGACCCGGTGCTGCGGGAGCTGATCGGTGAGCTGTCGACGATGAGCGCGGTGTTCCGTACGCACTGGGCGGCGCACGACGTCCTGATCCACCACCACGGGACGAAGGAGCTGCGCCACCCCGCGATCGGGGACGTCGAGCTGACCTACCAGTCGGTGGACCTGCGCCTGTCGGACCGGGGCACGCCGCACGACATGACCTTCTACACCGCCGAACCGGGAACCCCGGACGAGGAACGGCTGCGCCTGCTGGCGAGCTGGGGCGCGCCCGGCGGAGGCGAGGGGGCGGCGGGGTCCCCCGGGAAGGCGACGGCGTCCCCGGGGGCCTGA
- a CDS encoding SDR family oxidoreductase, giving the protein MTGTEVDHESAMEVVMSLSPADPTALAGLRIMLTGAAGGLGRAIAGAAHAAGAHLVLTTRTADSQARAAEGLDQVPEVLTAVADVTDAAELAAAVKLATDRLGGVDVLINNAGIPGPAGPAWESDPAEWQRVMDVNLGGALAACRAVLPGMIERGRGRVITISSHAGHTRWPYVSGYSVSKAAVNKLTENLAIELLPHGIAAFSYHPGLLDTGIGAAPAGEVGDPWQRRVDSWLAAQRRAGRYTTLPVALTNLLRLASGEADALTGRYLTYEDDLTALIAATA; this is encoded by the coding sequence ATGACCGGAACAGAAGTCGATCATGAGAGCGCGATGGAGGTCGTGATGTCACTCAGCCCGGCGGACCCGACAGCGTTGGCGGGCCTGCGGATCATGCTCACCGGCGCGGCGGGCGGCCTGGGCCGGGCGATCGCCGGTGCCGCCCACGCGGCCGGCGCGCACCTGGTCCTGACGACGCGGACGGCCGACTCGCAGGCCCGCGCCGCCGAAGGGCTCGACCAAGTCCCCGAGGTCCTGACGGCCGTCGCCGACGTCACCGACGCCGCCGAACTGGCCGCCGCCGTCAAACTCGCCACCGACCGCCTGGGCGGCGTGGACGTCCTCATCAACAACGCGGGCATCCCCGGCCCGGCGGGGCCCGCGTGGGAGAGCGACCCCGCCGAGTGGCAGCGCGTGATGGACGTCAACCTCGGCGGCGCCCTCGCGGCGTGCCGCGCGGTGCTGCCGGGGATGATCGAACGCGGCCGGGGCCGGGTGATCACGATCTCCAGTCACGCCGGGCACACCCGCTGGCCGTACGTCAGCGGGTACTCGGTGTCCAAGGCGGCGGTCAACAAGCTCACCGAGAACCTGGCGATCGAACTCCTCCCGCACGGCATCGCCGCCTTCAGCTACCACCCCGGCCTCCTCGACACCGGCATCGGCGCCGCCCCCGCCGGCGAGGTCGGCGACCCGTGGCAGCGCCGCGTCGACTCCTGGCTCGCCGCCCAGCGCCGCGCCGGCCGCTACACCACCCTCCCCGTCGCCCTCACCAACCTCCTGCGCCTGGCCTCCGGCGAGGCGGACGCCCTCACCGGCCGCTACCTCACCTACGAGGACGACCTCACGGCCCTCATCGCCGCGACCGCCTGA